The following nucleotide sequence is from Chaetodon auriga isolate fChaAug3 chromosome 19, fChaAug3.hap1, whole genome shotgun sequence.
ttaaatgatgaaatacaGGCGATGCATTACTCAGTCTGGACACTCTCCAGGTTGGTTGTTGAGAGTGCATTTAATAACTGCGATGTCTCCTCTTAGGTCCTCCTGGGGATGGACCTGGCATCAGAGAGCAAAATGAACTCTGAGGGGGGCGAAGGCAGACCAGGTGAGCGTGACTCAACCAATGCTCAGATTCAAAGCTAACCAACAGTTActcaaaaataaatatacagaaataGTTTTTCCTATCTAAAGGACCACCGTGACCCAGGCGaatatctgtttttatctgctgttttctgcagtcCCTCCTACCTCTCTACCCCTGCAAGGAGGTCCCAGCCAAAGAAAAAAGCTATCTGCCCCTCGTATCAGCCTGTCACTGGACCAGAGCGAGGACGACTTGGGGGAGACGCCAGACGATCTGGACATTAATGTGGATGACCTCGACACTCCAGATGAGGGGGATTACCTCGACTACACGGACCATGAAATGGACTGGGAAGGTGGGTCATTCGGAATAAAAGATATATCCGTTTAATCACCCCCCCCCACACTCCCCCATAATCCTGAATCATCATGATCCTGGAGGAGGGAAGATGTGCCGAAATGGTGATGAATACAGTTCATAGCAAGTCCTGCAGCTTCAGAATTTTCCTAGCCAAACTCATATAGggaaaaataatcacattataaCTGATGTTATTATGTTTTAGGGTATAATTCTCCAAACCACAGAGGTTGATTATCAATTTCAATGTCTTTTTCACAGAACATGTGTGTAaaacaggtgtaaataataaaattaatcatggatgaattccatttagctgcttcaatGTTCAGGTCCTGGTGTCCTGCATGATCATTAATGTTATCAATAACGATTGTGCTGTCCCTGCTATGACTatgagtcaaaatgtctgctgtggaaaaggccTTTAAAACTTTGTTTTCATATCAGACCCCAATACAGCCAATAGGAGTGGAGCCAGTGAGCCTTATGATCCAATCCCGACATACAGCGCTGAGGAGGAGCGCCAGGATGGCAAACTATGGAGGACGGTCATCATTGGGGAGCAGGAGCACCGGATCAACATGAAGATCATCGAGCCCTACATGCGAGTCATCTCCCATGGAGGTGACTATTACAGAGCCATTTTACCATCGTAGCTTATGTCCATATTGATCATTAGCTGCCAGAGATTTTGCTATTCTTATTCTCACTGTCCAGTTAAAGGAaaggttcacattttttcaagtctgtcttaaaacaacacTCACATGCTCATATGCAAAGGATTAATAAGTGTCCAACCACTAAAATTCAAAGGAGAAAAGCTCTGATTTGATCAAATGATCTGGCCCTTTCAGGCAACACACAGGCTGGGATCTGTTCTTGGTGGTAGCTTGTTGGCAGCCGTACACGTCCTGAGACGAAGACCTGCAGACAGAACTCAGGGCTCACAAAACATCCCTTCAACCTGCATTGCATTTTagataaaagaaaaatctaataTATTGTTATTTGCAGATAATTCCCTTATAAAGAAGCTAATGGGACATTGCTATTTGTAGTAATTGTGGAACTACATTACACGTTGTTTGAAGCTTAGGTTCATTGCTGTTGTTGGAAATAGaagttttaattttttcagacattttagaTATAATATCATAACATTATCATATAAAGTAGCAAGGCTAGTGGGGTTAGCACATTGCTAATGCAGCTATACTTTGTGTATTACATGTTATTTATGGTATGCTACCTTTATTGTGGGAGGCATGCTAACCAATTCCATTGAATTTGTTATTTTATAAATGCAGGAAGTCGTCTTTTCTCTGACCCAGACCGCTGGAGCCTCATATTAGCTATTAGCTTTGGAGTGCAGTTTGCAGAGACTGAGGACGTCtcttacattacattttagCCTGGGATGTCTTCTCAGCCggtatgaacaggaggaacaaTCACAGCTACAAAAACCGTTGCAATGTACATATGTGAGTGCTGTTTTAATATAGACTTTGAATTCATCCTTTAATACTCTTCCCAATATTCACTGCAAATGCTACATTCTGTTAATTGCATGTTCGTGGTGCTGAACAGAAGTAAACAACCAATTTGAAAAACATCCAAATTCAAAAGCATCTGCTCGGGCAGAATTAATATGGGGATTCTTATTGTTTGAGCACAGTAAACATTTTCCATCcagttttctgtttcagttcacaCTCGGCCTGATTATCTGATTGCAGAAGTAGCACCATATTATAAAAGTCTGGATTTTTGCTGCACTGAATCATAACGACTTATTGTTTTTGAGCTGGCTTCTGCCACTTCTGTGCAAACCATGGAGGCAGGCCAACCAAAAATGAGTAAACAGTAGTTGTGTTCGTTGAAGCCAGCTGATGAGTTTTGCATCAGCCTGTGGCCATTAGAGAGGAAACTCCACCAACAAAACACAGTGGACATTTTTCTGTCCAATTTTCACATCCTCTTTGCATTAGAATACGATTCAGGATGGAAATTGGCAAAGTGGCCACTTGACAATAATATACCCTGTGTGTTTAATCAAGAGTGGCTGCTTCTGTACAAAGCAGCTCTTGTTGAATTAAGTgccaaattaaaggaaaaacccaAATAAGTAAGTGGAGAAATGGGTGCTGTTGCCTCCATATGGGCGTAACTGATAAATGAGTGGTTTGAGTATGAAAATTATATGAATCATGTGCTGCAAATCATATGATCTCAGCCCAACTGAACACGAACAAAACATCTTagtcatttgtgttttaaaaaaaaaaaaaaaattatggtTGATTATCAATCATGAACATTCATGTTTATGATAGTTGCTGGCAATGTTTTCTGCCAGTCGACTAATTTTATTTCAGCTCTAAACAACATCAAATGATGGAATATCTATTTTCTCATGTCAGCCCAACCCTGACTAAAACACTTAATGTCGACTTTTCCTTcaatttgtcacccatctgcAGTTTCATGACTGCTGGAGGACCTGGGTCTTAAATTAAAGCCAGGCATGGAGTCACAGCATATTGGTTTCACAGGCAGGGGCCCCATCTCTCgctcttccctctctgtgggGCCCTCTAAAACCCCAGGGCCATGGGCTTGCCCCCTGGTAGGCCTGTGCCTCATATAAGCACTGGCCATATTACCGTTATTGGTGGAAATCAGACCCCTAAGCATAGCAGGTAGTGCTTTTTCTGTCCGACTGCGCTGTGGGCTTAAGTGAAACACAGCCGTCCCCTGGAAACAGAGACATCTGTCACTGAACAGTCAATATCACAAGCTTTGTCATTTAGATGAAAAGCCCTCTGTCTGAGTGACACCAAATCTGGGGATGAAAGGGTTGGTGAATAAAAGGAAATTACATTAATCTGAAAAGTagtgagaggaaacaggatggagagacagtcagacaaaGGAGGCGCTGATTGGCAgataaactgaacaaaaaagaggaaaatatggAAGCAATCAAATTATGAAAACTATGCTAATTAGGGCTAAGCTCTCACCAACAATAGAACATGGTCAAGTTAACTCTTATTACTAATATTtctatgtgtttttaatcaagGCTACTATGGCAATGGAGTGAATGCCATCATAGTGTTTGCAGCCTGTTTCCTGCCAGACAGCGACAGAGAAGACTACCACGAAATAATGGAGAACCTCTTCCTGTGAGTATTACGCTGccatgactcacacacacttttaaccAGCCATGTTTAATTTTCAGACACTTGTCCGATTTTGCTATTGAAGAAATGCTGTCGCTTTTGCAGTAATGTGATAAATTTGCTTTTTAGCCACACTAATGACATAATTGGTCCGACCAACACTTTGGTTGTGACTCATGTAACAAAAAGAGGCTGTTATTCtgtaaatgctaacatcagcatgctaacatactcacagtgctaacatgctgatgtttggctgATCCGAAACAAAATCAGGGGATCATCCAAACGCAGTTggattcatcctcaggggaccATGAACACATCATCCTGTACATGCTGAGTGTTTTCAGTCTGagccaaagtggtggactgtcGAGTTGACAGACCTTTTCTGCCATCCAGGCTAAAGACCATTGCATGAATTGGCATGAAATTTTGGACAGTCagtcatggtccccagaggacaaACCCATGACTCTGGTGATCCTCTGAGTTTTCACATAGTAACATTGGGTTGATGCTTTTGGTTTTCAGTCTCCATGGCACAGAAATCCAAACACTTGCTAAAACTAACTgtattcccatcagcctcagctgaactttgtgtttagtgctaattagcaaatgtttgcatgcgAACACACTAAACTAGGTTGATGAAtatcagtgtgttagcattgtcactgagcatgttagcatgttgacattgcatttagctcaaagcaccgctgtgcctacagtgtcacagagctgctcgcaGGGCTGCAGACACTTTTAATGAGACGGCTCAGGTTCTGTTTCCTTCAGAGACATAAAGAGAGCTCACccaaaaagatgcattttaatcTAAAAGAGTATTTAGCATGCAGAGGAAGCTACCTAATTCTTTACATCAGCCATGGCCCCTCTGAGCGAGGAAAAGCTCTCTAAACGAAGTGATTGAAATGAAGTGATAGTCTAGCTTGTTTGCTGAGACCTCCCATGTTGATGTCTTCACTGTTGTGCTGGCACAGTTGCATTTCATGCTTGGACAGTGTGGTCGGGATCCCACAGGCTGTTCTGTGAAAGATATTGAGTAAGCTGGCATATCTGAGAGTTTTGGATAGAAATGAAAGGAGGTAAACCGTAGTGTCTGCAGTTTCACATGCCAGATGGCTCGAGGTCTGAATCCTTACGAGGAGGAGTTGACTAGCTGGGTGGTCAATGGTATGCAGCTTGATGTCGGTGGGAGATGATCACAATAGTCACGAAACAGAGTGGACTGGCGGTGTTGGTTTGTAAGCTGGAGAATGACATTGGAtcaggaagagaggagagtcAGACTGAGCCCGAATTCATTGAAGTCAGAGGAGTTATTGAGGAAACTAGGAGAACTATGTTAGCTGAGAATATTGTCAACTTTATTTTCAAAGGATGTGACAAAGTTCCCTGCTGActgagaagaaggagagaagatGGGGTGGttgaggagagaaatgagagagatAACAGCTTCTTTTGGTTTGAATCAGAGTATTGGATTTTAGAAAGGTAGACGTCTGATTGAGCTGCTGCGATGGATGcaaagaagggaaaaaagaagaaattcaaagcaaaaCAGCTCATCCATGAAGCAACATTCGTACCAATTTCTCATAGCTGACATCAGAGGAGagaatttttttaaaatgcttttcaaacacagagcaacacagtaAATTTCTCCAAGTCTCTCATATTGTTGGTATTCAGAGCCACAAAACATGCGTCTGTATTTCTTGCTCTTGCGTGTCGCCGTTTTGACATAAAAGACTTTTTGGTGTTTTGAATTTAGCTGATTGGAATACATAATGTGGTAGCACAAATGccaatatgtttgtgtgtgtgtgtgtgtgtgtgtgtgtgtgtgtgtgtgtgtgtgtgtgtttttagttaTGTGATCAGCACACTGGAGCTGATGGTGGCAGAGGACTACATGATCGTGTACCTGAACGGAGCCACACCCCACAGAAGAATGCCTGGCCTTGGTTGGCTGAAGAAATGCTATCAGATGATTGACAGAAGGTCCGCTCCATTCACTTACACCTGGCACAGTTAGAATATGATTTCATCTGAGAGAACAGTGGCTTAAAATGACTctcaaaacattttatttccccTGAATGAACGAGAAAATGAGCTCCAACATGGACACGAACAAACTGTAAAATACTGTGTTGTCTTCAGGCTCAGGAAGAATTTGAAATCCTTCATTATCCTTCATCCATCATGGTTCATCAGGACCGTTCTAGCCATTACCAAGCCCTTCATCAGGTAAGAATTATCCCATTTTTAgatgctgacgttagcatttagctcaaagtactgCTGTGgcctgctgcagcagagttACACTACGGTAGTTTCAATTTTAAAAGGTAAACAGGCTGTAATTGTTTTCCTCTGATGCCAAGCCGGTTGCTTTCCCCGTGCTATCTCTTGTgcctgttttaatgtgtgtgtgtgtgtgtatatacatgttGCTCTTGTCACAGCGCCAAGTTCAGCAGTAAGATAAAGTATGTGACCAGCTTGGACGAGCTGCAGAAACTCATCCCCATGGAAAGCATCCAGATCCCGGAGTGCATCATTAGGTGAGTCCCTCGAAGCCCCCAAACGTGCAgcgcctccccctcctccaagCCTGAGTTgtctttttaaatgactttataTTCATCTTGTCATTTGAACTCTCACCTCTAGACTTGACAAGGAACTgaaggaagcagcagagaacTCAAAGTAAGCACCGACTCTCCTGCCTCTCATTACTTCCCTCTGTGGAGGCAGTGGCCCCTCGCCTCGGTTTTATCCTTGGCTGGAGCGCTCATTTATCAGATGGCTCACTTTTAGATCACAGGGACTCTTCTGCTGGATGAGGACCAACAGGATTTGGCTATGGTTGCAATtacaggaaggagacagaaaaaaaaagttgctaaAGATGCTAAATTCATGGTTTTATCTCATTTATcattacagtaaaataaatgagcCAGTCCTTAGTGCAGAGTGATCTATTACACTGATAATAAATGCAGGAACGAAACTGTAGAATTCACAAACTAATCTCTGCCTGACTAATTGTGCATTGAATCATAAGTTGCCTGTGTCTTCAAATTCCCAAAAAAACAGTGTGTTATGACGATAAATTCTGCTCTAACAACCACTCTACTTTATTCTTTCATTCAAGAGTGAATAGTTTTCTGCTGGGACCggagccaacagcagcaggcagaacAGAGTAAGTCCTCTCAGACGTTTAAGTTCACACATGGAAGAGAAATGGTCTTGTGTCAGCAGTCTGTCAGCCATACATAAACATACCCGTCTTTAgtgtctctgttttgttctttccaGCAGACCAGACGAAGCCGGTGCCAGCAGCTCTTAAACCCAAACTAAATGGATGGGTCACCTCAATGTTCAGAAGTCACTGTTGTATTTTATGGGTGAAGCTGCAAAACAAAGCTTGTTAAGctagtgtgcgtgtgtgtgcgtgtgtgtgtgtgtcagtgtttgtcaaCTAGACACTGGAGtttaatatgaaaacacaacttaCAATAGTACCTGTTAACACTCAGAGTTAGATCTCATTCTTTATGGCTGCTGTAGCATCTACTGTACCTGCGATCCAGAGAGCTCGATAGTCAAGTGTGATGCTTGGCAGCACTTACTGAGTAGCATCATTGTTCATGGTAGGGTAGGAAATGCAATCACACACCAGACAGTGCACTGCGCAAATCCATTCGTAGAATCTATAGTGTcgtatttgtgtgcatgagaaGCCGTGAAGCAATAATATCACTCTTTACTGGTCACGCGCTCCCAGTATTTCAGATAAACAAGCGACTTGTGTGTCAGCAACCTACAATAAAAGCTCAAGGTTTCAGCCGAAACAAATCTTGTGCCATAGATGACCAATTATTGCATTTAAGCAATCCAAACCTCTGTCCTCATGTTTGCTCTGAACTGGAAAAGAAATCTACAAATAGATATTTTAAGTTTATAGAGTCTATCTGAAACCAAGGAGTTAGTTAAACATGAAATCCAGTTATCATAACAACATGAGAGCATGTCTGTTTAGCtccacaaatgtgtgtgtgtgagtgcgtgcgtgtgtgtgttttcagtctctttctgtcaaATCCATAAATATCATCTGAATATCATCTCTTCAGCTTCTCCTGGATGATCAGGAACAAACCTCAAGAAAATAAAGACGGGATTTCTGTAAAGCACAATATcatctagtgtgtgtgtgtgtccacacgcatgtgtgtgttcgtgcatcAGTGCATGTCCCCTCATAGATAACTGATGGTCCTCTTACACGTGAGTCCTCTGCTGTGGTGTACTGAGGACGTGCAAAGCAACTATTGATCACTGTCTAGTAATTCAATAAAAATAGAGCGAAGTCTGAACGTCGTTTCCAGTCGTCGTTTTCAATCATGTCTGATTTGTTAGTTGGACTTTTAATTGCTTTGCTGCTAAATGATGAGCCAGTGGGTTTCCGCCCTGTGAAGCCATGAATTAGTCTTTTCTAATGCATTTTTTCAAGGCTTTATTTGAGCAGAATAACAAcactttttcaaattaaaattcaaTGACACCAAACACTGGGGAGTATagaaaagctaaagaaataccATGATTAATCAAATTTAAAATGCTAATCCAACACCACAACAATTACATAGTATGATTAATGAAACTGTCAAAACTAGTAAATGATCATGACAAATTACGTTATATTTGTAGGAAGTCATCATCCTCCAAACCAAGTCAAGAAATAAGCTTAATTATGTAAAAAGTCCTTAAGAAAGCTGAACAACATGGAGtttttctgcagcacatttcattttgtgaatgGACAGCGGTTTTAAAATGCAGCTCATTATAAATAGCTTCCCATGTCTCATTTGGTTCAACTCATATTCAGTGAAGGATAAATGGGTCTGTCCCTCAGGGCAGGAGGAGAtaaacagcacagagggaggaatgagagcgaggaagaggaggaatccagaagagaaaggagaaatgTTTCCTGAGAGATTCTTTACCGGAACGTGTAGCTCTCGTCGTCGTACTCCAGCTCGTCCTCGTTGTCCTCTCCCAGCTGTCCGTACCGGAACTTCCTGTACACGGTGCCGTCCTGGCCCATGTAAACAAtgtcctcatcttcatcatcatcgtcgtcgtcatccTTACTCCCCAGGCGACGTTCACCGATGTCAACCAGCTGCGTGTCCTGGAACCGGCCGGCGGAGGAGCTGGCGCGGCCGCTGTAGGACGCAGAGCTGTAGCCGCCGTGTCTGCTGCCGCCCCCGTATCCCCCGCCGGAGCCCAGCTTCTCATAGCCACGGGGAGGGATGTCTGGGGGCGCACTCTTGGAGCGGGAGTGCCTGACGAGGAAGACGACAGCCACCAGTCCCAGCACCAGCAGGATGCAGGCGATGATGAAGACTGCCAGGTTACCTccggcctcctcttcctcctcgttcCTGAATGCCAGGTTGGTGCTGAGGACGCACTCTCCTGGAAACcccacaaagacaggaagttaaGCCGCAGATGTACCGTGCTGCCTGAATTTTAAAGGATTTCTCTACTCGACTGAGTGATTAGCGATTAGTCAAACATttgcaggctgcagcttctcagaCGTGgggatttgttgtttttctgctgtctgcGAGGGGGCAGTTTCCAGTAGGAGAAGGAGGACATGAGCAATTTTTTCTATCCCCCTGCAATTTACCCATTTTCAGTTTGATTCCAAACAGTGTGTTCAGTCTAAAGAAAGGAGCTGACAAAAACAGTGACACTTTGAGTTGTTACCCTGCACTCACAGTGATCTTAGCAAGCAGCAGAAAGCATTGAGACCTTTTCCCCTGGGTTTCGCCTCTCAGGTTACACATAAACAGCCCTGCCTTAACGCTGGTTAATGTTTGGGCTGTATGAGCAGGAAGGTCGACAGGCGCTATGCagcactacaaaaaaaaagtcctgcCACCTCTTCTGCCTGTTTGGGAGTTTGAAAATCTGATCTATAtcatcatttacatttcacattctCCTACAAAGACCACTAGATCAATAAAAGATAAGAACACTGCTCACTGAGATAAAGATGCAAATACGACTATTTTTCAAAGTACGAGGTCCCTATTAAGGATTCTAAAGCCCCTGAAAGTAGTTCCCTTAAATATTCATGATTAAATTAGCATCAAagttaaaaagacaaatttagCTTTGACTTAATAGGAGgttaaaacacataaaacctAATCTCCTTCGTCAAGACTGTGTGGGTCAGGTTTGATTGGCAGCGGCCTGTCAACCCACCAACTGTTATCGCATTTA
It contains:
- the prune2 gene encoding protein prune homolog 2 isoform X2, which gives rise to MDLASESKMNSEGGEGRPVPPTSLPLQGGPSQRKKLSAPRISLSLDQSEDDLGETPDDLDINVDDLDTPDEGDYLDYTDHEMDWEDPNTANRSGASEPYDPIPTYSAEEERQDGKLWRTVIIGEQEHRINMKIIEPYMRVISHGGYYGNGVNAIIVFAACFLPDSDREDYHEIMENLFLYVISTLELMVAEDYMIVYLNGATPHRRMPGLGWLKKCYQMIDRRLRKNLKSFIILHPSWFIRTVLAITKPFISAKFSSKIKYVTSLDELQKLIPMESIQIPECIIRLDKELKEAAENSKVNSFLLGPEPTAAGRTEPDEAGASSS
- the prune2 gene encoding protein prune homolog 2 isoform X1, producing MDLASESKMNSEGGEGRPVPPTSLPLQGGPSQRKKLSAPRISLSLDQSEDDLGETPDDLDINVDDLDTPDEGDYLDYTDHEMDWEDPNTANRSGASEPYDPIPTYSAEEERQDGKLWRTVIIGEQEHRINMKIIEPYMRVISHGGYYGNGVNAIIVFAACFLPDSDREDYHEIMENLFLYVISTLELMVAEDYMIVYLNGATPHRRMPGLGWLKKCYQMIDRRLRKNLKSFIILHPSWFIRTVLAITKPFISAKFSSKIKYVTSLDELQKLIPMESIQIPECIIRLDKELKEAAENSKVNSFLLGPEPTAAGRTDRPDEAGASSS